The following coding sequences lie in one Indicator indicator isolate 239-I01 chromosome 2, UM_Iind_1.1, whole genome shotgun sequence genomic window:
- the KATNA1 gene encoding katanin p60 ATPase-containing subunit A1 → MLNMSLVMISENVKLAREYALLGNYDSAMVYYQGVLDQMNKYLYTVRDTYLQQKWQQVWQEISVEAKHVKDIMKTLESFKLDSTPLKASQQELPAHDAEVWSLPVPAERRTSPGPRKRQSAQCNDCRGHNNRISAAVRGPHRPSSRNPNDKGKAVRSREKKDQQNKGREEKNKSTSEISEPEPKKFDSTGYDKDLVEALERDIISQNPNIRWDDIADLVEAKKLLKEAVVLPMWMPEFFKGIRRPWKGVLMVGPPGTGKTLLAKAVATECKTTFFNVSSSTLTSKYRGESEKLVRLLFEMARFYAPTTIFIDEIDSICSRRGTSEEHEASRRVKAELLVQMDGVGGATENDDPSKMVMVLAATNFPWDIDEALRRRLEKRIYIPLPSAKGREELLRINLRELELADDVDLANIAEKMEGYSGADITNVCRDASLMAMRRRIEGLTPEEIRNLSRDEMHMPTTMEDFEIALKKVSKSVSAADIEKYEKWIVEFGSC, encoded by the exons atgTTGAACATGAGTCTTGTTATGATCAGTGAGAATGTAAAGCTGGCTCGTGAATATGCTTTATTGGGAAATTACGATTCTGCGATGGTCTACTACCAGGGAGTTCTTGACCAAATGAATAAGTACCTCTACACTGTCAGAGATACCTATTTGCAGCAGAAATGGCAACAG GTTTGGCAGGAGATAAGTGTGGAAGCTAAGCATGTGAAAGATATAATGAAAACACTAGAGAGTTTTAAACTAGACAGTACTCCATTGAAAGCTTCACAGCAAGAATTACCTGCTCATGATGCAGAGGTCTGGTCTTTGCCAGTACCTGCTGAACGAAG AACTTCACCAGGACCCAGAAAACGTCAGTCTGCTCAGTGCAATGATTGCAGAGGTCACAATAATCGTATAAGTGCAGCTGTCAGAGGCCCTCACCGTCCATCCTCTCGAAATCCCAATGATAAAGGGAAGGCAGTCCGCAGCCGGGAGAAAAAGGATCaacaaaataaaggaagagaggaaaag AACAAATCCACATCTGAGATTTCAGAGCCTGAACCAAAGAAATTTGATAGTACTGGATATGATAAAGACTTAGTAGAAGCCTTGGAAAGAGATATAATTTCTCAGAACCCAAACATTCGATG GGATGACATTGCTGATTTGGTGGAAGCCAAAAAGTTGCTTAAGGAGGCTGTAGTTTTACCGATGTGGATGCCGGAGTTTTTTAAGGGAATTAGAAGACCGTGGAAG GGTGTGCTGATGGTTGGTCCTCCTGGTACTGGAAAGACCCTCCTGGCAAAAGCTGTAGCCACAGAATGCAAGACAACTTTTTTCAATGTTTCTTCTTCCACACTTACCTCAAAATACAGGGGAGAATCTGAGAAACTCGTTCGTCTACTGTTTGAAATG GCTCGATTTTATGCTCCAACAACTATATTTATTGATGAGATAGACTCTATCTGTAGTCGCAGGGGAACGTCAGAGGAGCACGAAGCTAGTCGACGTGTGAAGGCAGAACTGCTAGTTCAAATGGATG GTGTTGGAGGAGCTACCGAAAATGATGATCCTTCCAAGATGGTCATGGTACTTGCTGCTACTAATTTTCCTTGGGATATTGATGAAGCCCTAAGACGGAGACTAGAAAAGAGAATTTACATTCCTTTACCATCAG CAAAAGGTAGAGAGGAGCTCCTAAGAATAAATCTGcgagagttggaactggctgatgaTGTTGACCTTGCAAATATAGCTGAGAAAATGGAAGGTTATTCAGGTGCAGACATTACCAATGTGTGCAG AGATGCATCATTGATGGCTATGAGAAGGCGCATTGAAGGCTTGACACCGGAAGAAATAAGAAATCTTTCCCGAGATGAAATGCACATGCCAACAACGATGGAAGACTTTGAAATAGCTTTGAAGAAAGTTTCTAAATCTGTATCTGCTGCGGACATTGAGAAATATGAGAAGTGGATAGTTGAATTTGGATCTTGCTGA